DNA sequence from the Arthrobacter jinronghuae genome:
GACCCCGTAGGTCCAGCCGCGGCGGCGGTACACCACCGAAGGTGCGCCGGTTGCGGAATCAACAAACAGGTAGAAGTCGTGGCCGACCAGCTCCATATTGTCCACGGCGTCGTCAAGGCTCATGGGGGCACCCGGGAAAACCTTGCGCCGGATCAATACGGGGCAGTCGCCGGTGGCGTCTTCCTCTGCCGCGTCCTGGGCGTTCTCTTCGTTGGCCTGTTCCTCTGCGGCGGCCGCGACCTGCGCGTAGAGCGGCTCGGAGGTGCTCACGGGACCAAGATCAGCGGTGGCAACCCGAACCGGGATCGGTGCGTGGCGCCCGTGGTGCACCTTGCGCCTGTCACTTGCCCGACGCAGCCGTTC
Encoded proteins:
- the hpf gene encoding ribosome hibernation-promoting factor, HPF/YfiA family; protein product: MEFMISGRNVAVSDRFREYAEEKIGKVEALGDKVQRVEARVTKQGNVRDADSALTVEITVTGRGPVVRAEATSGDKFAAFDLAYGKLLERLRRASDRRKVHHGRHAPIPVRVATADLGPVSTSEPLYAQVAAAAEEQANEENAQDAAEEDATGDCPVLIRRKVFPGAPMSLDDAVDNMELVGHDFYLFVDSATGAPSVVYRRRGWTYGVITLDSKCAEGTEEPREETRGYRATA